gatgttatgaatatcattactaccttaagttccttggataaacctactggaaaagagaaaaatggatctagcttcaatggatccttggatggctcgaagttcttgaagcaaaatcatgacacgaaaacaagttcaagtaagatcatcacttgaaataagattgttatagttatagaaattgaaccaaagtttgaatatgattattaccttgtattagaatgataacctactgtaagaaacaaagatttcttgaggttggatgatcaccttacaagattggaagtgagctagcaaacttgaaagtattcttgattttatgaaactagaacttttggaatttatgaagaacacttagaacttgaagatagaacttgagagagatcaattagatgaagaaaattgaataatgaaagtgtttgtaggtgtttttggtcgttggtgtatggattagatataaaggatatgtaattttgttttcatgtaaataagtcatgaatgattactcatatttttgtaattttatgagatatttcatgctagttgccaaatgatggttcccacatgtgttaggtgactcacatgggctgctaagagctgatcattggagtgtatataccaatagtacatacatctaaaagctgtgtattgtacgagtacgaatacgggtgcatacgagtagaattgttgatgaaactgaacgaggatgtaattgtaagcattttgttaagtagaagtattttgataagtgtattgaagtctttcaaaagtgtataaatacatattaaaacactacatgtatatacattttaactgagtcgttaagtcatcgttagtcgttacatgtaagtgttgttttgaaacctttaggttaacgatcttgttaaatgttgttaacccaatgtttataatatcaaatgagattttaaattattatattatcatgatattatcatgtatgaatatctcttaatatgatatatatacattaaatgtctttacaacgataatcgttacatatatgtcttgtttaaaaatcattaagttagtagtcttgtttttacatatgtagttcattgttaatatacttaatgatatgtttacttatcatagtatcatgttaactatatatctatccatatatatgtcatcatatagtttttacaaggtttaacgttcgtgaatcaccggtcaacttgggtggtcaattgtctatatgaaacatatttcaattaatcaagtcttaacaagtttgattgcttaacatgttggaaacatttaatcatgtaaatatcaatctcaattaatatatataaacatggaaaagttcgggtcactacatataattCCACGAATTGCGATAGGAATCATCTGGGTCATTAGTACATGACAATCATGTGACTTCATACCAAGCAACTTCAAATCTTTCATCGAAACCAACTTCCTAATGTTAGCAGAGTATCCTGATGGAACCTTAATACCATGTAAGCATTGACAAAATTTAGTTTTCTCGACCTTCGACATAGTATAACAGGCCGGAGGAAGAAACTTGGTGGACCTTCCATCAATATCTTTAGGTTGTAGCTCTGGTCTGATATTCATTAATTCCATGTCCCTTCTTACTTTAATTCCATCTTTTGTTTTTCCAGGAATGTTCAACAGTAACCCTATCAAACTTTCACACACATTTTTCTCAATATGCATAACATCAATACAATGTCGGACTCGTAAATGCTTCCAGTAGGGTAATTTCCAAAAAATAGACTTTTTCTTCCAAATACCTTTTGGAGGACCAAAACCTTTCTTTCCCAACATAACATTTATATTAGcaactttggagagtgtagtttctCCATCCAATGGTGGTGGTAGTTTTCTATCCTCTATAGTACCATCAAATATATCCGCCTTTTTACGATACGGGTGATTCTCAGCAAGCTCTCTCCGATGCCCCATAAATGCCGGTTTCTTACAATTTGTGAGCCATATCGAGTGAGTATTTTCCTCACAAATAGGACATGCCTTTTTCCCCTTCGTACTATATCCAGACAAATTACCATAAGTAGGAAAATCATTAATGGTGCAAAAAAGCATTGCCCGTAGTTGGAAGTATTCTTTATTGTATGCAAAATAAACGTGTATGCCGGTACTCCATAATTCCATCATTTCATCAACTAATGGTTGCAAATAAACATCAATGTCGTTTCCAGGTTGCTTTGGGCCTTGAATCAAAAGAGACATCATTATGTATTTTCTTTTCATACATAGCCAAGGCGGTAGGTTATAAATGCATAGAAGAACATGCCACGTGCTGTGAAGGCTACTCAAATATCCGAACGGATTAATTCCATCTGAACTAAGTCCGAACCTTATATTACGTATCTCATCCCCAAATTCTTCAAAATCTTTATCAAAATTTTTCCATTGATGTGAATCGGCCACATGTCGCATTTTACCATCATTTTTACGATCTTCAGCATGCCAACGTAATAATTTTACATCTTTCTCATTCGCAAATAATCTCTTTAATCTTGGTATGATAGGCAAGTACCACAATAATTTTGCAGGAGGTCCATTTTCCGACACATCACTATCAACATTATCagtcagttttccacatttatacctAGATGTACTACATACCTTACATTGATGAAGGTCTTTGTCTTCATTCCTGTATAACATACAATCATTTGGACAAGCATGTATTCTCTGTATTTCCAATCCCAAACATTAATTTCTTTGCTTGGTATGTTGAAACCGGCAACTCATTACCTTCTGGTAGCATTTTGTTCAACAACTCTAACATGCTAGTGAAACTTGTGTCGCTCCAACCATTGTTTGATTTTAAATTAACCAGTTGTATCACGGCGGAAAGTTTTGTAAAATTCATACAACCTGTATATAAAGGTTTTTCAGCGTCAACAAATAGTTGTTGTAATCTGTCATGATACTTATCAGCAACATTATctgtaatgacccgggaatttccgaccaaatttaaacttaatctttacataattccaacacgataagcaaagtcagtaatgttgagtcttgaaatttTTGAAAATATGTTTATGTatacatttgactttgactattttcgacgatttacgaacagttgtgtgcaaataaatatgtatatatatggtataaatataaatataagaatatatatataatattttaaattagtaATGTATACTCTATGTAATTGAAATATAAAATGTAAAATGGTACTTAGATTAAATAAGctattgttaatataatatatatatatatatatatatatatatatatatatatatatatatatatatatatatatatatatatatatatatatatatatataacttgttatatcttaattgCTATTCACATaattatcagatattattattacccttatcgTTAACAGTcattaatagtgttaataatattattattattattattatcatttttattattataattataattatttattattaatatttgtatcattaatattattataacatataatatatagatataaaaatttaacCATGTAAATTTatattactagtattgttattaaataatatcattaagaatcattattactaaaaattattaagattatcataattatttttattattgatgtAACCTATTAGTAACATTATTTATACTACCCATTTATTAATTGTAATATCATCATTATATCTATAATTATTTAATAGTAAAATTTATATcaattaacataaatatataaataaaaacgaATCCTATGCCATACCTAATTCATTTAtctattctatatttttttttggtTTTCTTCTCTGCTCGTGAGTTACCAGTGGACTTCCAACCACAACCAAACAAAATTTTTGTTAATTAATATTGCTAATTCCTTCAATCAAGTGATATATACCCAGCTAGCCACTCGTAAAAAGGGAAGACagcaatatttatttatttttatcggCACCTCTATGTGCTACACTTTTTTTGGCCAAAATTAAATATCGAATCAATTATCAAAATCTGGaaatacagttttgttaggaatggTACACTTAAACTTTCTTCAAAATATCATACTCCAATTCGTTATATCAAGcccgaatttcggagtcaaagtttaaacttcaaaaagtcaaaatattgttcttcatgaaattcgaattcgttttaaagTTTCTGGATTAATTAATGATTTAGGAAGTTTCTATGGACGAGTTATTACATATTTCATGTATTAAGTTTTGTCTAAAAATGTTCGGATTTCATAATCAAATGTTAAGTtcatcataatttttttttatgaaccaGCTTCTGTctgtttttaatattattattatttttttttggcgTCTGATGGTTTGAAATCCCAAATACAAGTCGTAAATATATGTTTCAATATCCAATCCTAAGTCAAAACATTTAATATCTGTTAATTTGGATTTTGGTTCGTGTCAAGTTAAGATTagtgaggaagaagatgaattcgAGTTATGGGTTAAATAAAACTGAGAGGGAGATATATTCAGAAAATAGGCAACAGCCTAATGGTTTGAGTGAGGTtttggtgagcgggaggtctcgggttcgattccggttggagaattctttttataaaaatttcaTAAAGAGGGTATATTccttaaactttaatattattattattaatatattattattattattagtattattattattattattattattattattattattattattattattattattattattattattattattattattattattattattattgttaatactaattattattattatgattgttattattattatatgtattattattattattaacatttattattatgattatgattatgattatgattacgattattattattattaatattaagtattagtatctttattatcattattattattgtaagtaatattattaataacattagtattaacgTTATTAGCATTGttgttgttaaaaattattattgtaacaactatattagtattatcgtcggtattactactagtatcattataagtgttattattattattattattattattattattattattattattattattattattattattaatattaataatattaagattatcattattataattatcattagtgttataactataattattattattacaaatataagtattaagataaaaattatcatttattattattataatgattataattattattagagttattatgaaaataataaaaatttctaattatttttattaatattagtattagtatcatttctactagtattattaacatatttgaaattttaatatcattactatcattattagtaatattaagtattaccaaaattaatatttttacatgacAAATATCATTTAAGCATTATAATAATTACGAGTTTCACaagcaaataatatatatatatatatatatatatatatatatatatatatatatatatatatatatatatatatatatatatatatatatatatatatatatataaacatatgtaatatacataacctaattatactaatatttctatatacaaaatgaatacatttaataatgaatatatatatatatatatatatatatatatatatatatatatatatatatatatatatatatatatatatataagttattaatataaacattatatcactaataataataagtatatttattcgattattatatatatattaatgaatatacaaatgatataggttcgtgaatccgaggccaaccctgcattgttctgttgttcaatatagtcatatgtatttttactacaaaatacattaggtgagtttcatttgctccctttttaaatacttttgcaatttgcaatatatatttttgggactgagaatacatgcgctgcttttataaatattttacggaatagacacaagtaatcaaaactacattatatggttggattattaaccgaatatcgcccttcaagtctggtaacctaagaatttagggaaatggcccctgattgacgcgaatcctaaagatagatctatggaccttgacaagtcccattcgggtacgaatgctttagtacttcgagattattattaaacagatgagaggttctgtttggggatattctatgcattaaagttaacgtcggttgctaggtgttcaatccatatgaatgattttttttttgtctctatgcatggggcgtatttttatgagaactggaaatagaaatcttgtggtctattaaaatgatggaaatgattatttatgttaaactaatgaactcaccaaccttttggttgacactttaaagtatgtttattctcaggtatgaaagaaatcttccgctgtgcttttgttcatcttaaagatattacttggagtcattcatgacatatttcaaaagacgttgcattcgagtcgttgcgttcatcaagattattactaagttaattatagttagatatattatgaaatggtatgcctgccgtcaacttttgatgtaatgaaagtttatcttttcaaaaatgaatgcaatgtttataaaatgtatcatatagaggtcaagtacctcgcgatgtaatcaactgttgtgaatcgtttataatcgacctggacttcgtccggatggattaggacgggtctctacagttggtatcagagcggtggtcttaatgaactaggtctgcattagtgtgtctaactgatagtcgttaggatgcattagtgagtctggacttcgaccgtgtctgcatgtcaaaagttttgcttatcatttcgtttcgaaaatcatccgcttatcatccttaggaaattacttgcttagcattcttaatctagacatatcttactgcctggattgcatgattaatgtatagacaaaaattcatatcttagcgtatctgttactgtaaactttgccttacatattccgtagattcctccgtaacttatgggattttagtattatatatgcatatgtaaattatgtattgcagggtactaatctacatcctataatctatttcttatcaaaaatccttcatctgatcgtacgagatgagtccctcaaccagttcgagtctcttggattccgataactattccgatagttattccgacagctattccgat
This window of the Rutidosis leptorrhynchoides isolate AG116_Rl617_1_P2 chromosome 7, CSIRO_AGI_Rlap_v1, whole genome shotgun sequence genome carries:
- the LOC139860562 gene encoding uncharacterized protein, with product MVRMLLGREEMDRNTWMYEIGRATSEFMDSVDEFITVAETDQLEKGNTAISCPYKKCKNARWYADSTDIKSHLIAREFMRGYTCWSFHGESLADLNPSVSDNDTDNEENSYNSDNNVNFDDMNEDKDLHQCKVCSTSRYKCGKLTDNVDSDVSENGPPAKLLWYLPIIPRLKRLFANEKDVKLLRWHAEDRKNDGKMRHVADSHQWKNFDKDFEEFGDEIRNIRFGLSSDGINPFGYLSSLHSTWHVLLCIYNLPPWLCMKRKYIMMSLLIQGPKQPGNDIDVYLQPLVDEMMELWSTGIHVYFAYNKEYFQLRAMLFCTINDFPTYGNLSGYSTKGKKACPICEENTHSIWLTNCKKPAFMGHRRELAENHPYRKKADIFDGTIEDRKLPPPLDGETTLSKVANINVMLGKKGFGPPKGIWKKKSIFWKLPYWKHLRVRHCIDVMHIEKNVCESLIGLLLNIPGKTKDGIKVRRDMELMNIRPELQPKDIDGRSTKFLPPACYTMSKVEKTKFCQCLHGIKVPSGYSANIRKLVSMKDLK